The stretch of DNA TGGGTTTAACGCAAAAAGAGGAACAAAGTTTTTACGAATTTCTCTATCGTCATTTTCATATAGATATCCTTATTACAGGAGTTGGGATTGCACACACCGCATTTCACCTCGGACGCTTATTGGCACAAAAAACGTATGACTTGGCCGTCAATGTTGGTATTGCAGGTAGTTTTGACCATCAAATCAAAATTGGGCAAATTGTTTGTGTTCAATCTCAAGTTTTTGGTGATATAGGAGCAGAAGACGGTGAAAGGTTTATTCCTTTGTCAGAGATGGCGTTTTTTGATAAAAACCAATTTCCATATCAAAATGGTAGATTGTTCAGTTCCTACAACACTATTTTTCCAACGCTGCGAAATTTAAAAACGGCATCTTCCATTACTGTCAATAAAGTATTGGGA from Chitinophagales bacterium encodes:
- the mqnB gene encoding futalosine hydrolase, producing MKILFVAATYNEIAPFLQSLGLTQKEEQSFYEFLYRHFHIDILITGVGIAHTAFHLGRLLAQKTYDLAVNVGIAGSFDHQIKIGQIVCVQSQVFGDIGAEDGERFIPLSEMAFFDKNQFPYQNGRLFSSYNTIFPTLRNLKTASSITVNKVLGSESSIFDAKKLFHPQIESMEGAAFFYSCLMSKQPFVELRAISNFVEVRNKSKWNIPLAIKNLNQLLIEIIKL